The Halorubrum salinarum genome segment GGTGGCGTCCTCCGGGTCGCCGTCGAGGCCGAACAGGTCGAAGAGGCGCTGGTTCACGCGAATCACCCGCCTGTCGGCGTCCTCGACGAGCATCCCCACGGGGAGCGCGTCGAGGGCGGTCGACAGCACGGCGTTCGTCCGTTCGATCTCGCGTTTGCGCGCCGTCTCCTCGGTCACGTCCTCGAACTGCGAGAACACGCCGATCACCGCTCCGTCGGCGTCGGTCACCACCTGGTTGTGCCACGCGCAGCGGATCCGCTCGCCGTCGCCGCGGACGTTCTCGTTGACGCTCTGGTACCCGCCCTTGTCCGAGAGGAGGTCGCGTTCGAGCGCGGCGACGTGTCGGCGCTCGGACGCGGGCACGAACGGGAGCCACGTCCCGCCGAGGAGCTCCGACTCGTCGTAGCCGAGGATCTCCTCCGCGGCGGGGTTCGCCCGAACGATCCGGAAGTCGGCGTCGTACTCGATCGTCCCCAGCGGCGACTGCTCGATGAACCGCGAGAGCCGCTCTTCGCTCTCGGCGAGCGCGGCCCGCGACCGGTGCTGGTCGACCGCGTTGCGGACCCGGTTGGCCAGCACCTCGTACTGGTCGTTCCCGCCGCGCTTCTGGATGTAGTCCGTCGCGCCGGCCGAGATCGCCTCGCTCGCTATCTCCTCGCTCCCCTTCCCGGTGAACAGCACGAAGGGGACCTCGATCCCGCGGTCGCGGACCCGCTGGAGGAGTTCCAGGCCGTCGGCCTCCGGCATGTCGTAGTCGGAGACGACGCAGTCGATCGCCTCGTCGTCGAGCGTCTCCAAGGCGTCGTCCACGT includes the following:
- a CDS encoding PAS domain-containing response regulator — its product is MSGPSSDAGSADASSLRVLHVDDDPAYLDLTATYLERIDEAFAVTSETDVDDALETLDDEAIDCVVSDYDMPEADGLELLQRVRDRGIEVPFVLFTGKGSEEIASEAISAGATDYIQKRGGNDQYEVLANRVRNAVDQHRSRAALAESEERLSRFIEQSPLGTIEYDADFRIVRANPAAEEILGYDESELLGGTWLPFVPASERRHVAALERDLLSDKGGYQSVNENVRGDGERIRCAWHNQVVTDADGAVIGVFSQFEDVTEETARKREIERTNAVLSTALDALPVGMLVEDADRRVIRVNQRLFDLFGLDGDPEDATGLDCRKLAADLSGEFADPEEFVARIERVVDAGAPVNDERLALADGTALIRTYRPIDLPGGDGHLWAYRRAKRPE